Within Mercenaria mercenaria strain notata chromosome 15, MADL_Memer_1, whole genome shotgun sequence, the genomic segment ATTGGCAATTCTATAACTTTACAAGAATCGATGGCATTTCTACAAAGTGTGTTAGACTGTACATTTCGagatcataaaatgtttttacaagaTTCAAGACATTTTCCAAAAGACTTTCCTGATCTAAAACATGACTGGAATTTTGGAAAAGGGCCACTTTGGAAACCATATTTTGATTGTGCAAATATtccaaaatcaaactataaacaATGCTTCTCATTGATGACCCCAGTATGCCAGGGGGCGCCTCACAAGGCCATGAAAGTGCTAAGGACAACGCTTAACAATTTTGAACCGATGTTAAAATCGAATCAAAACTTGAAAGTGATACATCTCTTCAGAGATCCACGTGGAATACTTAACTCTCATATGCACACTAGATTTTACCAAAAGAAAGTTCAATCAGTATCGGATATTGAAAATGATATCAAAACCACGTGCAAAAGAATGCAATATGACATTGATGCCGCTCTACGCCTTAAGCGCTTGTATACAGATCGGTTCAGAATCGTGCAGTATGAGGATTTGGGTGACCTACTTCGTAAAGCACGAGTTTTGTACAATTTCATGGAATTGGACTTAACACCGGAAATTCAACGTGATCTTGAAAATTTAGTAAGATCAGAGAATTCCACCACAGGGTTCCATCCCTACAGTTACAGGACTAGTCTGCCATGGGATATTGAGAGAGCTGCCAACAAGCACTGTAAGGGAGTATTTCTTGCTCTAGGGTATCCTGTATATAAAGATGAAAATGAATACAAGAATTTAGATATTAAACCAGAAAGTCTTCCGTATGCATTAGTTTGACACATACTATAACTTACGTTATGTGTTTTCAATGTACTTAAGGCAATGTCTCGCAAGCCAAGATGTATTCGTACTtggaaaatgtgtatttttcagtGAAGATGGACttgttgttctttttaaaaatatactcaGGATATTCAAATACGCCAGTTCTAAAATTGTGTTGCATAAGTTATTTGCAAGTTGTTTGCAGATAGCAATTAACAATATAAgttgaaattcaaatattttcatgttacattGATTTTACCACTGAGACAATGTTTCTTTGTGGAATCAATTATAATCAGATGCATATGTAGTTGATACTGGGTAAATAAatacctacctacccacttacTTATCTACCTTACATGGCATGAAATGGAACAGTTTGACTTtttagttttgatagtttataaaCTATTGAATACTCTTTTGTTCATATCCTACTATTGACCATAGCCGAATTACGAAAGTACGAATGTAGAACAGTAGGGTGACAGAATGGTAGGGTAGTTGAATGGAAGGACTGGCGATGGTAGGATTGTGGGATGGAAGGACTGGCGATGGTAGGATTGTGGGATAACGATGATTGGatgatatatacatatgtattgtcATGTTCTATTCTACTGCCACTACCCTACCATCGCCATCCTATCCACCTACTGTCCTACTATCCTACTCtcgctatcctaccatcctactgTCCTATCCTGACATCCTACTGTCCTATCCTGACATCCTACTATAGCGTTTTTATATTTAGACCATGTGCGATGGTAAGATATGAACAAAGACAATATTCCGTACGAATCAATAGATTGAAATTGAAGTTTGAATTTATATGATACTACTTTTATCACTGGATTTCTGCTTTAGTTTATGGGCATTCggcatatgtttatttatgttgtTGTCACAAACCATACTAGTATATGTAACGCCTAGTTATCAGAGCGCGATGGAAGAATGGTAGGATGGGAGGACAGCGATGTTAAGATAATACGATGGTAGGATAGTTTGGAGGTAGGATAACAATGACTGTTTGATAGGATAGCGATAGTAGGATGGCAGCATATCATTCTATCACCTAACCTTCGCTATCCTACCATCTCCATCCTACTATCCTAAAACCACAATACAACCATCCTATTATTCTACTACCCTGTCATCCTAAACCTTCTGATAATTAAGCGATGGCGATGAACGATGGTaggatttaaacaaaataatattctaCACTAAACGCTGTAGAAAATGCAATAATTTCTGAGATTTGATTAGTTTTGTTGGAGTTTAAAGCACACCAATACACTTAGGTTAACGCTGCGACTTCCAAGCTTtcacggtggaggaagaccccttgAACTCCACCTGGCATTATATCATTCACAAGAGAGCAATCGTGGCGACCTTCTATAAATCAGCTTGATAGCTTCCTCGCAGGATCGAACTTTATACCACGTGCGGGGTTTCAAGT encodes:
- the LOC123552223 gene encoding carbohydrate sulfotransferase 1-like — its product is MASKTFAAYGCKLVSLVFILGMAMDLFYGEVGNAPFSFVSDADVKISRGGIERTQYNSSRFNLIISTYMRSGSTFLGRLFSIRHDTFYVFEPLWNVQKFAFYWGKRSLCHYNENRCARQGNDAVAKDIGNSITLQESMAFLQSVLDCTFRDHKMFLQDSRHFPKDFPDLKHDWNFGKGPLWKPYFDCANIPKSNYKQCFSLMTPVCQGAPHKAMKVLRTTLNNFEPMLKSNQNLKVIHLFRDPRGILNSHMHTRFYQKKVQSVSDIENDIKTTCKRMQYDIDAALRLKRLYTDRFRIVQYEDLGDLLRKARVLYNFMELDLTPEIQRDLENLVRSENSTTGFHPYSYRTSLPWDIERAANKHCKGVFLALGYPVYKDENEYKNLDIKPESLPYALV